The [Clostridium] celerecrescens 18A genomic sequence ATTCCTTTTCATGATTTACCGGTTCATGCTCATTGCGGATAATGCACCGGATTTATTTGGGGCATTGCTTGTTGTAGGGGTTATGGGACATATTGCCATACAGGTTATCTTAAATATTGCGGTTGTAACCAATACCATACCAAATACTGGTATCACCCTTCCTTTTATCAGCTATGGAGGTACCTCTGTTCTTTTTCTGATGATGGAAATGGGCATGGTTTTAAGCGTTTCCAACCAGATAAAGCTGGAAAAATAATGGGATGTGAAAACATTCTCTCACTTTTAACATAGGATAGTATATAAGAAGCCATGGGAGGTACCGGATTGTCAGTCATACAGGTCCAGGGGTTACGATCCTTAAAAGGTGAGATAAAAATTCAGGGTTCTAAGAATGCTGTTCTGCCCATGATGGCAGCAGCGGTTCTCCATAAAGGTACAACAGTGATTCATAATGTCCCCAGGATACAGGATGTGTTCTGTATGCTGGGGATACTTGAGCATATTGGATGTATATGCTGCTTTGACGGCCATTCCTTGACAATTGATGCCCGTGATTTGACTCAGGCGGAGATACCGGAAGAGTATATAAAAAGCATGCGTTCTTCTATCATGCTCTCCGGTCCTTTGCTTGGAAGGACTGGCAATGCGGTCACCAGCTTCCCTGGTGGCTGTTCCATTGGAGAGCGCCCCATAGACTTACACTTATCTGCCTTTCGGAAACTTGGTGCGATCATTGAGGAGAAGGGTGATAAGCTTATAGTGTCAGCAAATCGGTTAATAGGCAGCCATATTTATTTTCCCTTTCCCAGCGTGGGGGCTACGGAAAATGCCCTGATGTCAGCTGTGTATGCCCAGGGGATAACCGTGATACATGGAGCAGCAAAGGAACCGGAGATCATCACACTATGTGAATTTTTAAACAATATGGGGGCTGACATACATGGAACCGGTACTTCCGTTCTGACAGTCACAGGCGTAAGTGAGCTTTGTGATTCTGAATTTACAGTGGCAGGAGACAGAATTGTCGCAGGAACCTATTTAATGGCTGTCATGGCTGCTGAGGGAGATATCGTAATACAGGGAATTCAACCCGGACATTTAGCTTCCGCCATCTCTCTTGCCGATAGAATGGGCGCGGAACTGAAACGGTATGAAAGCTGCCTGGAAGTATCCATGAGGGGACGCCCCGATTGTGTAGATGTCATAACAGAACCCTATCCGGGCTTTCCCACGGACCTTCAGTCCCAGTTAATGGCGGTCATGGCATCTGCAAAAGGTACCGGCAGAATTAAAGAAACGATCTTTGAGGGAAGATTTGGAACTGCAAAGGAGTTGCATAAGCTTGGCGCAGATATTATAATAGAGGGGAAGCGGGCTGACATACGCGGACTTTATCCTTTAAAGGGAAACCGCGTAACAGCTACGGACCTGCGGGGAGGCGCGGCTCTTGTAGTTGCAGGGCTGGCATGTGAGGGCGTGACTGAGATTCATGAGTGCCATCATATTGAACGAGGTTATGAAGACATCTGCCGTGACTTGAGCAGTCTTGGTGCAGCGATCAGAGGGATGCAATGAATGATTTAAAAAAGAGCAGAAGAAAAATAAAATTTGGAATCACAGCTGCCGTGATCTTGTTGGGAACTGCCATTTTTTTGTCGCTGCAGATCAGGAATATTACGGTGAGCGGTAATAAAAAATATACATCGGAACAGATCGTTGATATTTTGTTCAAGGACAGCTGGGACCGGAATGCGGTTTTTTGTCTCTATAAGGATCGTTTTAAGAAGCATGAACAGATCCCTTTTGTAGAAGATTATAAAATCGTATTCCTGAGCCCGGTAAGAGTGGAAGTGATCGTCTATGAGAAATCGGTGGTAGGCTATGTGTCCTATATGGGCAGCTATATGTATTTTGATAAGGACGGGATCGTGGTAGAAAGTTCCAGCGGAAAGCTGGAAGGAGTTCCTTGGGTCACGGGGCTGCAGTTTGGGCATATTGCCCTGCACCAGCCCCTTCCGGTGGAAAAGGGGAAGATTTTCAATGAAATTCTAAACCTGACTCAGCTTTTATCAACGAAGGCAATTCCTGTTGACCAGATCCGTTATGATTCCCGGGGGGACGCTACTCTTGTTATGGGAGATATCCGTGTTTTCCTTGGAAGCTATGACCAGATGAATGGAAAAATCTCTGAGCTGAAGGATCAGCTTCCTGTTTTAGAAGGTTTGTCAGGGACTCTATATCTGGATACCTATGATGAGGCGGAAACAGTCACATCTTACCGTTTTGTGAAGAATTAATGAATTTACATAATTTGCTTGGAATTTTGTTTAAAAAGTGGTTGATATTTTTGGTAAAATCAAATATTAT encodes the following:
- a CDS encoding cell division protein FtsQ/DivIB → MNDLKKSRRKIKFGITAAVILLGTAIFLSLQIRNITVSGNKKYTSEQIVDILFKDSWDRNAVFCLYKDRFKKHEQIPFVEDYKIVFLSPVRVEVIVYEKSVVGYVSYMGSYMYFDKDGIVVESSSGKLEGVPWVTGLQFGHIALHQPLPVEKGKIFNEILNLTQLLSTKAIPVDQIRYDSRGDATLVMGDIRVFLGSYDQMNGKISELKDQLPVLEGLSGTLYLDTYDEAETVTSYRFVKN
- the murA gene encoding UDP-N-acetylglucosamine 1-carboxyvinyltransferase, producing the protein MSVIQVQGLRSLKGEIKIQGSKNAVLPMMAAAVLHKGTTVIHNVPRIQDVFCMLGILEHIGCICCFDGHSLTIDARDLTQAEIPEEYIKSMRSSIMLSGPLLGRTGNAVTSFPGGCSIGERPIDLHLSAFRKLGAIIEEKGDKLIVSANRLIGSHIYFPFPSVGATENALMSAVYAQGITVIHGAAKEPEIITLCEFLNNMGADIHGTGTSVLTVTGVSELCDSEFTVAGDRIVAGTYLMAVMAAEGDIVIQGIQPGHLASAISLADRMGAELKRYESCLEVSMRGRPDCVDVITEPYPGFPTDLQSQLMAVMASAKGTGRIKETIFEGRFGTAKELHKLGADIIIEGKRADIRGLYPLKGNRVTATDLRGGAALVVAGLACEGVTEIHECHHIERGYEDICRDLSSLGAAIRGMQ